In Verrucomicrobiota bacterium, the DNA window AATGGAGGGAAATTGTAATGTAAAATAAAACGCTTGGTGTCCACGCCGCCAGTGTAGCCATCAAGCTGTTGAGCTTCTTCCACAGGTGCGAGGGTAGCTAAGCAAAGTGCCTGAGTTTCTCCTCTGGCAAATAGCGCTGAGCCGTGGGAGCGCGGAATGAGATCAACTTCTCCACTGAGATCGCGGATTTTTTCAGTCGTTCTTCCATCGCAGCGTTGCTGTTTATCCAATATACTCAACCGAAAAGCTTTCTTTTGTAGGTAATCAAATGCTTGATTGATTTCAAATTCAGTAGCATCTTCAAATTTCTCTAAAATTTTAGCCTCTACTTCATCTCTTAGTGTTGAAACCGCTTTTCCACGTTCTACCTTACTGGGCGTGTAGATAGCTTTTTCAATTCGGTCGCCGGCTACTTCGTAAGCAATTTCTAACAATTCTTCACGAACCAGCATAAGGGGTACTTCACGTTTAGTTTTTCCAGCTTTTTCAGCAAGCTCATTTTGTAAGGCGACTAGTTTAGTCACTTGCTCTTGAGCGTAATCGAGCGCTGCACAGAAATCTGCTTCGGGTATCTCCAAACCAGAGCCCTCTATCATGAGCACGTCTGTTTCGTTACCGACATAGACTAGATCTAGATCACTGTTTTCTTGCTCAACATGAGTGGGGTTAGCAATAAATTTGCCATCTAATCGTGCTATTCGAACGGCTCCCACTGGTCCTGCCCAAGGAATGTCCGAGAGCATGAGAGCTGCGGATGCTCCGTTTATAGATAAAATGTCGGGGTCATTTTCACCATCAGCTGAAAGCAAAACACTAATAATTTGAGTATCATAGAGATAGCCCTTTGGAAAAAGGGGGCGAAGTGGACGGTCTGTCATTCTGGCTGTTAAAATTTCCTTTTCGCTTGGACGGCCCTCGCGCTTGAAATAGCCACCGGGAAATTGTCCCGCAGCCGCAGCCTTCTCTCGGTAATCAACAGTTAACGGGAAAAAGTCTTGTCCCTCCTTGACTTTGGTTTGCGAGACTGCCGTTACTAAAATGATTGTTTCGCCTGACCGGATAGTGACTGCACCATCAGCAAGTTTGGCAACTTTACCTGTTTCAAATGTGATTTCTTTACCATCTAGTTCGGTAGAGAGTGTGGTTGTAGACATGTGTGTTCCTCTGCTTTCTTATTATAATTTGGTTTTGATTTGATGCTATGATTTAGCAGTGAGAACGACATTTTCGAAAGAGAGGGCAGAGGACAAATCAAACTCATGAGACCTGTGGCTTTGATTTGTTCTCTGGAACTCATTAGAAAAGCCGCACCTTTCGGGCTAGAATGATAACATATTACTTACGTATTTTTAGTTTCTTGATAAGGCTTTCGTAACGAGGCCTGTCGGTACGAATAAGGTAATCAAGAAGCTTACGACGACGGCTGACCATTTTAATAAGACCACGGCGAGAGCTGTGATCTTTTTTCGAGACTTTAAGGTGCTCTGTTAGATGATTAATACGATGAGTCAGCAGCGCGACTTGCACATCCGCCGACCCCGTGTCGCCTTCATGCAATCCATTATCTTTAATGATATTCTGTTTTAATACTGCTTCCATAATTATTGGATCTGGAAATTTGCCTTAGCATGACCAATTCGTCAAGAAGATTTATAGGAAAGTTCAACATAGTAAAACTGCCGAGTATACTTTTTAAAAAGCCGCAATATAGCATATACATCTTAATGGCTGGGTTACAATGCTAGTGCATCAAGTTATAAACTGAGCATGGCATAAGTGATTTAATTATGGAGTTTTAGAGACGGGTTTCTTGGTTAAGTGGAAATAAGGCACAAAGAGTAGCAATGCAATTGACACAGAAATTGGAGGACGAGCAATGCCTGGAGCACTCAGTCGTGCAGATGTTTTTGAGTTGATCATGGATGGTTTCTGTAAGAGAGGTTTTCGCAGCAGAATTTTATCCCACATCACTGTGAGTTTGTTTTTCATGTTCCTACGGACTTCCCTAAGCAAGGTAAAGTCTTTTCCACGAAGTTGCTCAAAGAGCTGCTTGCTCTAGCATATTGAATTAAATTTTGAGCTGAATGGTGCAATAGAGTCTTAAAGATCTGCACAAGATCTTGGTCCCAAGAAACCTAGAGTCTGCTAGAGGTATCATCTTTTGATACATTTTGGTTGTAACCCGTCCTAAGTGGGGGGGGATTCAAGTGTTCACAGATTTTTGCGTCGGATTGGTTCTCTGATATTAGAATGACCCAAGCATCATTGGGCTAAGAGAAGATTCTAGTCATATACTCTGAAAACCATATGAATTGACTACTTCTTGAAGAAATAAAATATTCCGATGCCAACAACGACTACGCCTACTGAGATCAAAAAGAATGCCATCAGAATGGCATAATGCTTACCTAGGCTTTTATCATTCGTAAGTTGACTTTGTGAAGGCTCTACAGCTTGATTTAAAGAGGGGTTGGTTTTACTCGTATTAGACATTGTAGGTTGGCTAGAGCTTTTGTTTTTCGTGGGTTGCTTCACCGTATTAGCTTTGACTAATTCGGTACTAGGTTCGACTGCGGTGGTATTTTTACGGAGAAAGAGGTTTTGAATATCTTTATCTGATAAAGCTGTAGAGAAAATTTTTACATCATCAATTAACCCATCGAAATGATTTTCAGGGGTGAACGTTGTCACATCAAGCCCACTATCAACGTCGAAATACCAGTCATGAGGAGCGCCAAGAGCGGAGCCTACGATATCTGACCGAATGAGGTTGTGATCAAGAAATTGATCTTTAGCAGCAATGATTCCATTAAGGAAAAGTGCACCCTCGCCGTTGTCAAAGCGCAAAACAACATGATTCCATTTTCCAAAAGGAAAGTCCGTTTTAAGCGAAAAATAAAACCACGCTCTAGGATTATTATTAAAACGGGTAAATGTACCCACGAGTTGAGAGTCTTGAAGGTAGATGGCCGATCCATTGCCCGATCCGATATTTAAAATAAATTGTTTGATTGGTCTGGACGCCGAGCTTTCTTTTGTTTTGAACCACAAGGAATAGGTTCTTTGATAATGCGATTCGTTTATGAAAGAAGTTTGCCTTTTTCTTCTTCTATTGGTGATGATGGATTTGCTTGATCTGGAAGAGTCAAACTGCATCGAGTGACTACCTTCTACACGATCATCAGAAAAAGTGATGTTTTCAAGCTGTAGTAAATCGTGATTTTTCATGGTGTCATTACCATTCTCTTCCATGCGCCAGTGGATGGTGGGTTCAAGAGTAGTGGCCTGTGAATATGAGTAAGGGCAGAAGAGTAGGCAAATGAATGCGCAAGCGGTTGGTTTCAAGGACATGACTAGTAGACTGATATATCGACCATTAAAAATTTCATATTACTGATTCGGAGAAAAACCTAATAACTTTGTTGAACCTATAATAGTTGCTATTCAGTTACAAATCAGTAAGTAGGCCAGGATGGCGGCAGTGGAGGTCAGGGTACCGTTGCTGCCTTTCAGCCCTGGCGGGGTTCGCCAGCCGCCACTCCACCATCACTGGTGAAAAGAGCATATCTTTTTAGTAAAGGTAAGACAAGCATTGACTTTTAGGGAAATTGTAAGTTTTTGCTAACGAATCTATTATTCGAGCTATATGGTTCAAAGAAATGGCTCGAGCGGGTTTGTCTTACCTTTTAGCCATCCTATTATGATGTTTATACCAATAGATGGACCGGAGTGAGGAATAAATTTGACAGATTTCGGGCATAGAGATCGCATGTTGCTAGCAATCACAGCAATACCTAAGTCTGTGGTCGCCATCATAATGGCTACTAGCAAGTTCGAGTCAGGCACTCCCTCGAGTCCACCGAATATATTCTGATAGAGTTGAGGGTTTCGATTTTTTGGGAAAAGAATAACTTTTTGATCTTTTAGATGTGAGAGTTTCAGTCTTGTTTTTTTACTAAGGGGGTTATCTTTAGAAATGGCAAAACCTAGTTTGTCTCGAGCAATTTTCGAGGAGGAAATATTTTGGTGTTTAAGTGAATCTAGAAAGAAACCGCATTCTAGGGATCCGGAAAGAATTTTTTGCCGGATTCCTGAGGAAGAATCTTCTTTTAAAGCTAGTTCATAATCTGGATATGCCCTTTTGAATTTAATCAATGGCTCGTGAATAAAGTTAAATACTGGCATTCCTACTATGCGAATTCGCATGAGTCCTGCCTTGCTAGATGCTGCGTTCGAATAACAGAAAACCGAGAATTTCCTCCAGCTCCTTGATTCTACGGCTTAATGCCGGTTGGATGATCCGGAGCTCTTCAGCCGTTATGCGATAATGAAGGTTTTTAGAGAGAGCCGTAAACGCCTTAAATGGGAAAAGGAAAATCTTTCGTGTAAAGAATTCATTATTTCATTTCAAGCATTAATAAAAGAAAATTATTATTAGAATCCAAATTAAAGATTCAAGATAATATGGTCTTGTAAAACTAATTCATGAGAAAGGAAATTGTGCTAGATAAAAATTACAGGATAAAGTTGTTGTCATATTGGGTTCTGCAAGAAACATGGGGCGCGGTTTTGTTCATGCCCTAGCAAAGCAAAGTGCCTCAGTTGTAATTCATCATTGGAAGGAGAGTTCAGCTCAAGATGTTGAGGAGACTGCACGTTTAGTTCAGAGTGTTGGATCAAAATCCCATATTGTATCATGAGATATCTCTAGCTACCCCCTCGTTAAAGATATTTTTGGTAAAATTGATATTGTGATTAATTGCTTGGGTATGGTTATCAAAAAGTCCTTTGTAGATTATACAGAAGAAGATTTTGACAAGTCTTTTAACAACAACCCTAAGGGGGCATTTTTAGTCATGAGAGAGGCTGCTCGTTGCATTCAGGAAAATGGACGAATTATTTCACCGGGCACCTAGCTTCTCAGAGCATTTACAGGTTACTATGGAGTTTACGCGGGTTTGAAGGCTCTTCTAGAGGACTTCTCACGCGCCCTTAGCGAAGGAGGTTGGCGAATGAGGTGTTACAGTTAATGTTGTTGCTCCTGGCTGAGTAGATACAGAGTTTTTCCATGGTGAAGAAAACGCAGACTCTGTTTCTGTTGCATATCTAAGCTCTGCTAGCGTGGCAAATCGTCTAGGCAAAATTCAAGATATTGTCCTTACAATAGAGTTCTTCTGTTCACCTGAAAGTCAATGGATTACAGGTCAAATATTATTTGTGAACGGTGGATTTACGACTAGGTAGGATGGTACTCAATATCTCATTTCCCTCTTATACTTTAAACCCGAATGATTCCATAGAGACTTCTAGGTCTGCCGAAGCTATTAGGCTCTAAGAGGCATTAAGTCTTCTCGAAGTATCACCTATTGAGCCCCATGTCGCTAACTTATTAGGATTGGCATTCTGCACGCTTGATAGTTGCCCTTTGCTTTCTTATAAAAGCGATGCTTATAAGACATGATGTAATAAATCTTCGTCGACTCTCTTTTGCTTGTGGCTTAAGCTTTTAGCCAGCTGGTTGAACTTCTATAACATCATTCGGGTTAAATGGAGTTGCGCGTCAGGTCAAAAAAATTCTGACCCATAATGCCATTAAGGTTCATTTGCTACTAAGCCCCATAGAATCGTGTGGACAGCCCATTAGATAAGTGCCTTTACAAGACTGACAAAGCGCATAGGTTAAGCGGGTATGTCAGGATTTTTAGCTTTAGAAGACGGATCAATTTTTAAAGGGGAATCATTTAGCGTGGAAATGACTGTGGCTGCAGAGATTTGTTTCAACACATCTATGACAGGTTATCAAGAGATGTTGACAGACCCTTCTTACAAAGGACAAATCTTGACTCTTACTTATCCAGAAATTGGAAATTATGGTGTTAACCAAGAGGATGTCGAATCAGAGCGCCCTCATGTAAGTGGTTTTGTCATTCGTGAATTGTCTCCTGTCGCTAGCAATTGGCGCAGTCGCGAGACGCTGACCTCTTATTTACAGCGTAACAATATTCCAGCCCTTAAAGGCGTTGACACTAGAGCTTTAACTAAGAAGTTACGGGAGGTAGGAGCTATGAAGGGCGTCCTTAGTACAGCAGGTATGGATGAGCAAGAGGCTGTCCGGATGGCAAAGGATTGGCACGGCCTTGAGGGCATTGATTACGTCAAAGAGGTGACTTGCAAGGAACCTTATGAATGGATGGATGAGGATAGTGAGGCCTGGGTAGATAATTATCGTCTCAAAGTGCTAAAACAAAGAGAAAAACTTCCTCCAGTGAAGCATCGGATAGTCGCATATGATTTTGGCATTAAGTATAACATACTGAGAAGGTTGAGACAGAATGGTTTTGCTGTGACAGTAGTCCCGGCCTCGACATCCGCTGAGCAGGTGATGAAGATGGATCCAGATGGGCTTTTTTTATCTAATGGTCCAGGAGATCCTTCTGCCTTACCTTATGCACATCAGGCAGTCAAAGAGCTAGTTGGTAAGAAGCCTATATTCGGTATTTGTATGGGGAACCAGATTTTGGCTCATGCTTTTGGAGGCAGAACCAAGAAGCTAAAATTTGGACACCGAGGTGGCAATCAACCAGTAAAGGATTTGGAAACGAATCGCGTTGCAATTACCTCTCAAAATCACGGTTTTGCGGTCGATGCAGAATCAATTGAAGCAGTCGGTGCCAAGGTGACGCATGTTAATTTAAACGATGGAACTTGCGAGGGGTTACGCCATAAAGAACTCCCCGTTTTTTCTGTCCAATATCATCCCGAAGCATCTCCTGGTCCTCATGATGCAGATTACTTTTTTCAGCAGTTTGCTAAAGTGATTGATAAATGCAAATAGAACAGATAAGTTAATTGCTATGCCGCGTTTGATTGTCGAGAGCCCTGACTTTGCTGGCCAAGCTTACGAGCTGACAGATCCCAAAATGACGATTGGTAGAGTTCCGGATAACATTGTTCACATACCAGACCCTAGTATTTCTAGCCACCATGGAGAATTACGCCTGGAAGGTGGCGATTATAAAATAGTCGATTTTAATTCCACCAATGGGACAAGGGTCAATGATGAGCGTATTTCTGAGTCTATTTTGCGAAATAATGATATTGTTATGTTTGGTAATGTTATTTTGCGGTATGAGTCAGAAAACGTTTTAAGCGCTCCGCCAATGCCAGATGCGATGCAAAATGCTTCTATAGGCGCGGTCGGGGGAAGAAATTCGGTGCGACCTGCCAACTTTAGCAATCTGGCTCCTTTCGCTAAGCCAGGGGCTAAAAAGGCCTCACTGCCTATGCCTCTGGTTCTTGCTGTAGTGGCAGCGTTTGCAGCTTTTGGATGGTACGTGACAAATTTATTCGTGCTGTAAATGGGCGTATTCTTTAGGGTTTTTTGAAGAAAGTAATTTTTTTCAAAAAACCCATTGACACCTATGCCTAAAAAGCCTAGAAATTTCCTTCCCCTAAACTTCTTAAGGTTGAGGTATGCCTAGTTTAATTATGGCAAATTGCTCGTGACACATAAGAAATGAGGGGGAAAAGTTTACTGGAAACAGCTTTGTCTGCCTTGGCGGACAAGGGACAACGGCTCGCCCCTGTAGCTCAGTGGCAGAGCGCGTCCTTGGTAAGGACGAGGTCGGCGGTTCAATCCCGCTCGGGGGCTGTTCCTTAAAAGCTTAGCGGTCGGAACCGATAAGTTGAAACATAAAAAACTTAAAATAAATTAAAGATAGAAAACAGATTGATACTTATTAGTTGAGGTTCAAGGAGTAGCAAAATGGCCAAAGAATCATTTCAAAGAGATAAACCACACGTAAATATCGGAACCATTGGACATGTAGACCATGGTAAAACGACATTGACCGCAGCAATTACAACAATTCTTGCGAAAAAGGGTGATGCCGAAGCCCGCGCATACGATCAAATCGATAATGCACCTGAGGAAAGAGAGCGCGGTATTACTATTAACACTGCGCATGTAGAGTATCAAACTGAGAAACGTCACTATGCTCATGTTGATTGCCCTGGCCATGCCGATTACGTCAAAAACATGATCACTGGCGCTGCGCAAATGGATGGAGGGATCTTGGTCTGCAGTGCAGCAGATGGGCCTATGCCCCAGACCCGAGAGCACATTCTTCTAGCGCGCCAGGTGGGTGTTCCGGCTTTGGTTGTGTTTTTAAACAAGGTTGACATGGTAGATGATGAAGAGCTTCTAGATTTAGTCGAATTGGAAGTTCGTGAATTGCTAAGTAAGTATGAGTTTCCTGGTGACACTATACCTATTGTGAAAGGTTCAGCTCTTAAGGCGTTGGAGTCCGGTGATCCATCTAGTGACGCTGCTAAATGTATCACTGATCTCATGGATGCTGTCGATGAGTACATTCCGATTCCTGAGCGCCCGAAAGATAAAACTTTCCTCATGCCAATAGAGGATGTATTCAACATAGCTGGACGCGGAACAGTGGCCACTGGTCGTGTTGAGCGAGGTATTTTAAATCGTAACGATGAGGTTGAGATCGTAGGAATTCGCGATACTCAAAAGACTGTTGTAACAGATATTGAGATGTTTCGTAAGATTTTAGATTCTGCTGAAGCAGGTGATAACGTAGGAATACTTTTACGTGGTGTAAAAAAAGAGGATATCGAGCGTGGCCAAGTTCTAGCAAAACCTGGGACAATTACACCTCACACCAAGTTTGAGGCAGCCGTTTATGTTCTCTCTAAAGAAGAAGGCGGACGCCATACTCCATTCTTTGCAAATTATCGCCCTCAGTTTTATTTTAGAACAACTGACGTAACAGGAGCAGTCACGTTGAAGGAAGGTGTTGAGATGGTCATGCCTGGTGACAATGTTGAATTTACAGTAGAGCTGATCACACCAATCGCTATGGAAGAGCAAATGCGTTTCGCGATCCGTGAGGGTGGACGCACCGTGGGTGCAGGACGTGTGACCAAGATCATTGAATAAAAATTAATTGGAATAGATTTACAGATCGGGTGGCCTGGGCAGTAGCAAATATCTGTTCAGGTAGATCCGTTTTTAGGGTAGTAGCTCAATTGGTAGAGCAGCGGTCTCCAAAACCGCAGGTTGGGGGTTCGATTCCCTCCTGCCCTGAACAAAAACAATGGAACAGTTATTGATAAATGAAAGCGTAGCGTTGACGATTTTTGTTTACGCTGCGGTTGGTATTACTCTCGGGCTTGTTATTTTCAAGCGCCAGGTAATCGCGAAGTTTAGCACTGAAGTTCGCACGGAGTTAATTAAATGCACTTGGCCCTGGGAAAAGGACCAAAAGGGGTTGAGAAAATATCGGGCTTTGATAAACACCACTGTTCTCATAGTGATAAGTACAATTTTATTAGCAGCGTACATATCTGGCTTTGACTATTTAATTACAAAATTAGTTGGTATGATGGTGAAATTTTAGATAATGAGTGAAGAAGATTCTCAGATTCAAGGTCAGCCAGTAAGCACGCAAGCTTCTGAGACTGTAAACGAGGGTAACGCAATACCGTTGGAGGATGATCCGAAGGGCGAGCAGAAGTATCCTTCTCAGTGGTTTGCTGTTCACGTTTTATCTGGACAAGAAAATAATGTTGAGCGCTACATGCGTAAGCGTTTACCAGCTGAAGAGCTCGGGGATTACATCCACGATATTGTTATCCCTACTGAGCGTATCTCAGAGATTAAGCGAGGTAAGAAAACTGAAACAGATCGTAAGCTTTATCCAGGATATATTTTCATAGATATGTATCTGTATGATGATGATAACAACATGGTAGAGCCACCTTGGTATTTTATCAAAGAAACACCTGGTGTGATTGGCTTTGCGGATGGAGATCGTCCCATACCAATGAAGATGAGTGAGGTCAACGCCATGCTCGCACAAGTAAAAGAGAAAGAAGATCGGGTGGTACCAAAGATTTCCTTCACTGTGGGTGATAAAGTTCGCGTAGGTGATGGTCCTTTCCAAAGTCAGGAGGGTGTCATTGAAGAAGTTGATCCAGAAAAAGGAAGAGTTCGTGTGGCAGTGAGTATTTTTGGTCGTTCGACTCCGGTAGAATTAGAATATTGGCAAGTTGAAAAACTGTGAAATTAGGGAAATATAATGGCGAAGGAAATAGTTAACACAATTAAACTGCAAATCCCAGCAGGACAAGCAAACCCTGCACCACCTGTCGGACCTGCACTTGGTCAGGCAGGTGTAAATATCATGGCATTTTGCAAGGAATTTAATGCAAAGACTCAAAAAGAGGCGGGTAGTATCCTACCTGTGGTTATTTCAGTCTTTAAAGATAAGAGTTTCACATTTGTTACTAAATCTCCTCCTGCTGCAGTCCTTCTTAAGAAGGCAGCGAATATTGCGTCTGGTTCAAAAGAGCCTAATCGCGATAAGGTTGGAAAAGTAACTCGTGCGCAGGTTATGGAGATTGTTAAGACAAAAAAGAATGATTTGAATACTAGAGATGATGAAGCAGCTTTCCGTATAATTGCCGGAACAGCGCGACAAGCTGGTATTGAGATAGTAGATTAGAGTTCAGCTAGGTGGTTGAATTCGTAGGAGAGTAAAACTCGTTTGAACTACAACTCACTTCTACATAAGTGAGAGAAAGGTAAAGATGCCGAAAAAAAGAAGTAAAAGATATCTAGAGTCGATCAAGTTACTTGAGGACAGATCTTATGAGTTAAAAGAAGCGGTAGAAGTATTGAAAAAAATGCCGCATGGAAAAACACAACCTACTGTGGACCTAGCTTTTAGCTTAGGTGTAGACCCGCGTCAAAGTGATCAAATGGTGAGAGGAACGGTTTCACTACCTCACGGTTCTGGGAAAGAGGTTAAAGTCCTGGTTTTTGCTGAAGGTCAGGCTGCCGAAGCTGCAAAGGAAGCAGGTGCTGATTACGTAGGCTTTGATGAGCTTATTAAGAAAGTTCAAGGTGGTTTTCAAGCCTTTGATGTGGCAGTTGCTACACCTGAAGCGATGAAAGAAGTTCGTAAGCTTGGTAAGGTTCTAGGACCTCGCGGTTTGATGCCAAACCCGAAAACGGGTACAGTAACGCAAGATACCGCTAGAGCTGTCAATGAATGCAAAGCAGGACGTGTTGAATTTAAAGTAGATAAGAC includes these proteins:
- the nusG gene encoding transcription termination/antitermination protein NusG; amino-acid sequence: MSEEDSQIQGQPVSTQASETVNEGNAIPLEDDPKGEQKYPSQWFAVHVLSGQENNVERYMRKRLPAEELGDYIHDIVIPTERISEIKRGKKTETDRKLYPGYIFIDMYLYDDDNNMVEPPWYFIKETPGVIGFADGDRPIPMKMSEVNAMLAQVKEKEDRVVPKISFTVGDKVRVGDGPFQSQEGVIEEVDPEKGRVRVAVSIFGRSTPVELEYWQVEKL
- the rplA gene encoding 50S ribosomal protein L1; amino-acid sequence: MPKKRSKRYLESIKLLEDRSYELKEAVEVLKKMPHGKTQPTVDLAFSLGVDPRQSDQMVRGTVSLPHGSGKEVKVLVFAEGQAAEAAKEAGADYVGFDELIKKVQGGFQAFDVAVATPEAMKEVRKLGKVLGPRGLMPNPKTGTVTQDTARAVNECKAGRVEFKVDKTSNLHVVCGKASFTESQLEENAAAVIDAIKKAKPASSKGRYIKTCFLSASFSPSISLDTNKIVKN
- the rpsO gene encoding 30S ribosomal protein S15; this encodes MEAVLKQNIIKDNGLHEGDTGSADVQVALLTHRINHLTEHLKVSKKDHSSRRGLIKMVSRRRKLLDYLIRTDRPRYESLIKKLKIRK
- the carA gene encoding glutamine-hydrolyzing carbamoyl-phosphate synthase small subunit, which produces MSGFLALEDGSIFKGESFSVEMTVAAEICFNTSMTGYQEMLTDPSYKGQILTLTYPEIGNYGVNQEDVESERPHVSGFVIRELSPVASNWRSRETLTSYLQRNNIPALKGVDTRALTKKLREVGAMKGVLSTAGMDEQEAVRMAKDWHGLEGIDYVKEVTCKEPYEWMDEDSEAWVDNYRLKVLKQREKLPPVKHRIVAYDFGIKYNILRRLRQNGFAVTVVPASTSAEQVMKMDPDGLFLSNGPGDPSALPYAHQAVKELVGKKPIFGICMGNQILAHAFGGRTKKLKFGHRGGNQPVKDLETNRVAITSQNHGFAVDAESIEAVGAKVTHVNLNDGTCEGLRHKELPVFSVQYHPEASPGPHDADYFFQQFAKVIDKCK
- a CDS encoding LysR family transcriptional regulator, yielding MFLFPFKAFTALSKNLHYRITAEELRIIQPALSRRIKELEEILGFLLFERSI
- the rplK gene encoding 50S ribosomal protein L11, which gives rise to MAKEIVNTIKLQIPAGQANPAPPVGPALGQAGVNIMAFCKEFNAKTQKEAGSILPVVISVFKDKSFTFVTKSPPAAVLLKKAANIASGSKEPNRDKVGKVTRAQVMEIVKTKKNDLNTRDDEAAFRIIAGTARQAGIEIVD
- a CDS encoding FHA domain-containing protein; this encodes MPRLIVESPDFAGQAYELTDPKMTIGRVPDNIVHIPDPSISSHHGELRLEGGDYKIVDFNSTNGTRVNDERISESILRNNDIVMFGNVILRYESENVLSAPPMPDAMQNASIGAVGGRNSVRPANFSNLAPFAKPGAKKASLPMPLVLAVVAAFAAFGWYVTNLFVL
- a CDS encoding polyribonucleotide nucleotidyltransferase translates to MSTTTLSTELDGKEITFETGKVAKLADGAVTIRSGETIILVTAVSQTKVKEGQDFFPLTVDYREKAAAAGQFPGGYFKREGRPSEKEILTARMTDRPLRPLFPKGYLYDTQIISVLLSADGENDPDILSINGASAALMLSDIPWAGPVGAVRIARLDGKFIANPTHVEQENSDLDLVYVGNETDVLMIEGSGLEIPEADFCAALDYAQEQVTKLVALQNELAEKAGKTKREVPLMLVREELLEIAYEVAGDRIEKAIYTPSKVERGKAVSTLRDEVEAKILEKFEDATEFEINQAFDYLQKKAFRLSILDKQQRCDGRTTEKIRDLSGEVDLIPRSHGSALFARGETQALCLATLAPVEEAQQLDGYTGGVDTKRFILHYNFPPFSVGETGRTGGLNRREIGHGALAERSIVAVIPPEEEFPYAIRVSSEIMESNGSTSMASVCGGTLALMDAGVPLTKPVAGISCGLVTEFDEQNKIKRYTLLDDIIGSEDHFGDMDFKLCGTRDGVTGFQLDLKLPGISLTLFKEAVDRATRSRLKVLDFMDTVMASPRNELSKYAPRIETLKINPDKIGLLIGPGGKTIKGIAAETGAEINIDDDGTVKIYCTNPQGMERAKEIVDGMCGEIIVGKIYRGRVVSIKDFGAFVEVFPGRDGLVHISELSDTRVNKVADVVKVGEEVWIKCIGIDDKGRVKLSRKAAMKDIAENEEKESEKQPVSQ
- a CDS encoding LamG domain-containing protein codes for the protein MSLKPTACAFICLLFCPYSYSQATTLEPTIHWRMEENGNDTMKNHDLLQLENITFSDDRVEGSHSMQFDSSRSSKSIITNRRRKRQTSFINESHYQRTYSLWFKTKESSASRPIKQFILNIGSGNGSAIYLQDSQLVGTFTRFNNNPRAWFYFSLKTDFPFGKWNHVVLRFDNGEGALFLNGIIAAKDQFLDHNLIRSDIVGSALGAPHDWYFDVDSGLDVTTFTPENHFDGLIDDVKIFSTALSDKDIQNLFLRKNTTAVEPSTELVKANTVKQPTKNKSSSQPTMSNTSKTNPSLNQAVEPSQSQLTNDKSLGKHYAILMAFFLISVGVVVVGIGIFYFFKK
- a CDS encoding preprotein translocase subunit SecE, producing MEQLLINESVALTIFVYAAVGITLGLVIFKRQVIAKFSTEVRTELIKCTWPWEKDQKGLRKYRALINTTVLIVISTILLAAYISGFDYLITKLVGMMVKF
- a CDS encoding SDR family oxidoreductase; this encodes MANRLGKIQDIVLTIEFFCSPESQWITGQILFVNGGFTTR
- the tuf gene encoding elongation factor Tu; translation: MAKESFQRDKPHVNIGTIGHVDHGKTTLTAAITTILAKKGDAEARAYDQIDNAPEERERGITINTAHVEYQTEKRHYAHVDCPGHADYVKNMITGAAQMDGGILVCSAADGPMPQTREHILLARQVGVPALVVFLNKVDMVDDEELLDLVELEVRELLSKYEFPGDTIPIVKGSALKALESGDPSSDAAKCITDLMDAVDEYIPIPERPKDKTFLMPIEDVFNIAGRGTVATGRVERGILNRNDEVEIVGIRDTQKTVVTDIEMFRKILDSAEAGDNVGILLRGVKKEDIERGQVLAKPGTITPHTKFEAAVYVLSKEEGGRHTPFFANYRPQFYFRTTDVTGAVTLKEGVEMVMPGDNVEFTVELITPIAMEEQMRFAIREGGRTVGAGRVTKIIE
- a CDS encoding LysR family substrate-binding domain-containing protein, with the protein product MRIRIVGMPVFNFIHEPLIKFKRAYPDYELALKEDSSSGIRQKILSGSLECGFFLDSLKHQNISSSKIARDKLGFAISKDNPLSKKTRLKLSHLKDQKVILFPKNRNPQLYQNIFGGLEGVPDSNLLVAIMMATTDLGIAVIASNMRSLCPKSVKFIPHSGPSIGINIIIGWLKGKTNPLEPFL